In Manis pentadactyla isolate mManPen7 chromosome 11, mManPen7.hap1, whole genome shotgun sequence, one DNA window encodes the following:
- the LOC118919449 gene encoding uncharacterized protein LOC118919449, translating into MESGLSWVLLAALLGGVQCEVQLVESGGGLVQPGGSLRLTCVASGFTFSSYAMHWIRQAPGKGLQWVAGISGNANSKYYTDSVKGRSTISRDNAKNTVDLQMDRLTDEDSALYFCAKDTVRQSVQAKDDIALWGGHGKVLMGAEIHLCHLLSQYWNILRWTCPPQEGGWNRSALVSISRDTAKHQVILQLLSVMAEDPGLYCSAQSSGSTPCMEVQPQGCFRVRAHANGALPVLMKSSSALTLQLWERSPSPGSPRCPQSVIRTQHTQLTMESGLSWVLLAALPEGVRCEVQLVESGGGLVQPGGSLRLTCVASGFTFDDYAMSWIRQAEGKGLEWVSSISWNGNNKYYTDSVKGRFTISRDNGKNTVDLQMDPLTDEDSALYFCAKDTVRQSP; encoded by the exons ATGGAGTCTGGGCTGAGCTGGGTTCTCCTTGCTGCTCTTCTAGGAG GTGTGCAGTGTGAGGTGCAGCTGGTGGAGTCTGGAGGAGGCTTGGTGCAGCCTGGGGGGTCGCTGAGACTCACCTGTGTGGCCTCTGGATTCACCTTCAGTAGCTATGCCATGCACTGGATCCGCCAGGCTCCAGGAAAGGGGCTTCAGTGGGTTGCAGGTATTAGTGGTAATGCAAACAGCAAATACTACACTGACTCCGTGAAGGGCCGGTCCACCATCTCCAGAGACAACGCCAAGAACACAGTGGATCTGCAAATGGACCGCCTGACAGACGAGGATTCAGCCCTATATTTCTGTGCGAAAGACACAGTGAGGCAAA GTGTGCAGGCCAAGGACGACATCGCACTGTGGGGAGGGCATGGCAAAGTCCTCATGGGTGCTGAGATTCACCTGTGCCACCTGCTCTCTCAGTACTGGAATATTCTGAGGTGGACCTGCCCCCCACAGGAAGGGGGCTGGAACCGGTCG GCCCTAGTCAGCATCTCTAGGGACACAGCCAAGCACCAAGTGATCCTACAGCTGCTCAGTGTGATGGCCGAGGACCCAGGCCTGTACTGCAGTGCCCAGAGCTCT GGCTCTACCCCCTGCATGGAGGTCCAGCCCCAGGGCTGCTTTAGAGTCAGAGCTCATGCAAATGGGGCCCTCCCTGTGCTGATGAAAAGCAGCTCAGCCCTGACCCTGCAGCTCTGGGAGAGGAGCCCCAGCCCAGGGAGTCCCAGGTGTCCCCAGTCGGTCATCAGGACTCAACACACACAGCTTACCATGGAGTCTGGGCTGAGCTGGGTTCTCCTTGCTGCTCTCCCAGAAG GTGTGCGGTGTGAGGTGCAGCTGGTGGAGTCTGGTGGAGGCTTGGTGCAGCCTGGGGGGTCGCTGAGACTCACCTGTGTGGCCTCTGGATTCACATTTGATGACTATGCAATGAGCTGGATCCGCCAGGCTGAAGGGAAGGGACTGGAGTGGGTCTCAAGTATTAGCTGGAATGGAAACAACAAATACTACACTGACTCCGTGAAGGGCCGGTTCACCATCTCTAGAGACAACGGCAAAAACACGGTGGATCTGCAAATGGACCCCCTGACAGACGAGGACTCAGCCCTGTATTTCTGTGCGAAAGACACAGTGAGGCAAAGTCCTTGA